The following proteins are encoded in a genomic region of Elusimicrobiota bacterium:
- the lepB gene encoding signal peptidase I has product MEIARLLKLFAIALAVVLPVRTWVAEPVYVASPSMEPALKTGTLLILDKVTLRMRAPRRGDVLSFRSPVGGPDLLKRVVALPGETVEMRKKVVFINGKELDEPYAVHSRADESLEGDSLAPLVVPEKSFFVLGDNRDESADSSVWKDAEGKPLRFLRLPLIQGIVRRLPWA; this is encoded by the coding sequence ATGGAGATAGCGCGACTTCTGAAGCTGTTCGCGATCGCCCTGGCGGTCGTGCTCCCGGTCCGGACCTGGGTGGCGGAGCCGGTGTACGTGGCCAGTCCCTCCATGGAGCCGGCCCTCAAGACCGGCACCTTGCTGATCCTGGACAAGGTCACCTTGCGGATGCGGGCCCCGCGCCGGGGAGATGTCCTGTCCTTCCGCAGCCCGGTGGGCGGCCCGGACCTGCTCAAGCGCGTGGTCGCCCTCCCCGGCGAGACCGTCGAAATGAGGAAAAAGGTAGTTTTTATAAACGGAAAAGAGCTGGATGAGCCCTATGCCGTTCATTCCCGGGCGGATGAAAGCCTGGAGGGGGACAGTCTCGCCCCCCTGGTGGTGCCCGAAAAGAGCTTCTTCGTGCTCGGCGACAACCGCGACGAATCGGCCGATTCCTCGGTCTGGAAGGACGCCGAGGGCAAGCCTCTGCGCTTCCTGCGTCTGCCCCT